A stretch of the Polyangiaceae bacterium genome encodes the following:
- a CDS encoding HAD-IC family P-type ATPase translates to MESPARKAPCWHAESAARVAELLGTSAPAGLTREEASARLSRHGPNRLLRRPPKPGWRLFAEQFKSLLIVVLLVASVLAALIGDVKDAVVILAVVLLNAFLGFRQEHRAEAAVAALKRMLVGKARVRREGSVEEIDVELIVPGDVVLIEGGDRIPADGRVVESHGVEVDESALTGESHAVEKRSDDVLAADTPLAERFNFVFMNTVATRGRLELVVTETGMSTEMGKLAGMLAEAGPAATPLQVELDRLGKRLALVAVTVVSIVLTIDVLRGQPLLKEVMDAIALAVAAIPEGLPAVVTVTLALGMQRMARSRAIVKKLSAVETLGCTTVVCSDKTGTLTMNQMTARAVWFQGRRFSVTGDSYGREGQIHGAESTDLGPLTRPVALCNEAQIRDGSLVGDPTEGALLGLALKAGADLHALARELPRIDELPFDSATKLMATLHRDADRVLVLVKGAPDVVLSRSVQVLGANGAAPLDDEMRSTIAAESERMAAQAMRVLAVAERRIEGAEVRPGSAGRHVTDLTFVGLIGIVDPPRPEARAAVARAAGAGVRVKMITGDQKATALAIASEIGIAGQALTGPEIEAMSDQDLAAVAPGTGVFARVSPEHKLRIVRALQANGHVVAMTGDGVNDAPAVKTADIGIAMGLTGTEVTKEAAAMVLADDNFATIVRAVEEGRTIYDNIVKFVRFQLSTNIGAVLTVTGASLLALPSPFTAIQLLWINIIMDGPPAMTLGLDPPRPGIMAQPPRQRGEAILTWRRFAALFFYGTTMAVGTLFAFQHGLAEGGERYGLTLAFTTFVLFQIFNVFNARAEGSTALARSSFSNWRLWLALSGVMLLQMIVVVWAPARLLFGTEALSARDWLLAVAIASGILLVEELRKSIGKLLAPRRPVAAARAAG, encoded by the coding sequence ATGGAGAGCCCTGCCCGGAAGGCTCCTTGCTGGCACGCCGAATCGGCCGCGCGAGTCGCCGAGCTCTTGGGAACCTCGGCACCCGCCGGCCTGACTCGCGAGGAGGCGTCGGCACGTCTCTCCCGACACGGTCCCAATCGACTGCTCCGGCGTCCGCCCAAGCCCGGCTGGCGGCTGTTCGCAGAGCAGTTCAAGAGCTTGCTGATCGTCGTGTTGCTCGTCGCTTCGGTGCTCGCGGCGCTCATCGGTGACGTGAAGGACGCGGTCGTCATCCTGGCAGTGGTCCTGCTCAACGCGTTCCTCGGCTTCCGCCAGGAGCACCGAGCGGAGGCGGCCGTGGCCGCGCTCAAACGCATGCTCGTGGGCAAGGCCCGGGTCCGCCGCGAGGGGTCCGTCGAGGAGATCGACGTCGAGCTGATCGTGCCGGGCGACGTCGTCCTGATCGAAGGCGGCGACCGCATCCCCGCCGATGGGCGCGTCGTGGAGAGCCACGGTGTCGAGGTGGACGAGTCCGCGCTGACGGGCGAGTCCCACGCGGTGGAGAAGCGGTCGGACGACGTACTGGCCGCGGACACCCCGCTGGCGGAGCGCTTCAACTTCGTCTTCATGAACACCGTGGCGACCCGCGGCCGGCTCGAGCTGGTGGTCACGGAGACCGGGATGAGCACCGAGATGGGGAAGCTCGCCGGCATGCTGGCAGAGGCTGGCCCGGCTGCCACGCCGCTTCAGGTCGAGCTCGATCGCCTCGGGAAGCGCCTGGCCTTGGTCGCGGTCACGGTCGTCAGCATCGTGCTGACGATCGACGTGCTTCGCGGTCAGCCGCTGCTCAAGGAAGTGATGGACGCCATCGCGCTCGCGGTGGCTGCCATTCCCGAAGGGCTCCCCGCGGTCGTGACCGTCACGCTCGCGCTCGGCATGCAGCGCATGGCGAGGAGCCGCGCGATCGTGAAGAAGCTCTCCGCCGTCGAAACCCTCGGATGCACGACGGTGGTCTGCTCGGACAAGACCGGCACCCTGACCATGAACCAGATGACCGCTCGGGCCGTCTGGTTCCAGGGCCGGCGCTTCAGCGTGACGGGGGACAGCTACGGCAGAGAGGGCCAGATCCACGGCGCCGAGTCCACGGACCTCGGACCGCTCACCCGACCCGTGGCGTTGTGCAACGAGGCACAGATCCGTGACGGGTCGCTGGTCGGCGACCCGACCGAAGGCGCCCTCCTGGGGCTCGCTCTCAAGGCGGGGGCCGACCTGCACGCGCTGGCCCGGGAGCTGCCGAGGATCGACGAGCTCCCGTTCGACTCGGCGACCAAGCTCATGGCGACGCTCCACCGTGACGCGGACCGGGTGCTCGTGCTGGTGAAAGGCGCCCCCGACGTCGTGCTCTCGCGGAGCGTGCAGGTGCTCGGAGCGAACGGGGCCGCGCCGCTGGACGACGAGATGCGCAGCACGATCGCGGCGGAGTCGGAGCGCATGGCTGCGCAGGCCATGCGCGTGCTCGCCGTGGCGGAGCGCCGCATCGAGGGCGCGGAGGTTCGGCCCGGGAGTGCGGGGCGGCACGTCACCGATCTGACGTTCGTGGGTCTGATCGGGATCGTCGATCCCCCCAGGCCCGAGGCCCGTGCCGCCGTCGCCCGGGCGGCTGGCGCCGGCGTGCGCGTCAAGATGATCACCGGCGACCAGAAGGCTACGGCCCTGGCCATCGCCTCGGAGATCGGCATCGCCGGACAGGCGCTCACCGGGCCCGAGATCGAGGCGATGAGTGACCAGGACCTGGCCGCCGTTGCACCGGGCACCGGCGTCTTCGCCCGGGTTTCGCCCGAGCACAAGCTGCGGATCGTGCGAGCTCTGCAGGCCAACGGGCACGTGGTGGCGATGACCGGAGACGGCGTGAACGACGCGCCGGCGGTCAAGACCGCCGACATCGGAATTGCCATGGGCCTCACCGGCACCGAGGTGACCAAGGAGGCCGCCGCGATGGTGCTCGCCGACGACAATTTCGCGACCATCGTCCGCGCCGTCGAGGAGGGGCGCACCATCTACGACAACATCGTCAAGTTCGTGCGCTTCCAGCTGTCGACGAACATCGGCGCGGTGCTCACCGTGACCGGCGCTTCGCTCCTCGCATTGCCGTCGCCGTTCACTGCCATCCAGCTGCTCTGGATCAACATCATCATGGACGGTCCGCCAGCCATGACCCTGGGCCTCGACCCGCCGCGGCCCGGAATCATGGCGCAGCCGCCGCGCCAGCGCGGGGAAGCGATCCTCACCTGGCGCAGGTTCGCGGCGCTGTTCTTCTACGGAACGACGATGGCGGTGGGGACGCTCTTCGCGTTCCAGCACGGGCTGGCGGAGGGTGGGGAGCGCTACGGGCTGACCCTGGCCTTCACGACCTTCGTGCTGTTCCAGATCTTCAACGTCTTCAATGCGCGCGCCGAGGGGTCCACCGCGCTGGCCCGATCCAGCTTCTCGAACTGGCGCCTTTGGCTGGCGCTCTCGGGCGTGATGCTGCTGCAGATGATCGTCGTGGTGTGGGCGCCGGCTCGGCTGCTGTTCGGGACGGAGGCGCTGTCAGCGCGTGACTGGCTCCTGGCGGTGGCCATCGCTTCCGGGATCCTGCTGGTCGAGGAGCTCCGAAAGTCGATCGGCAAGCTGCTGGCTCCGCGCCGTCCGGTGGCCGCCGCCCGCGCCGCGGGGTGA
- the thrS gene encoding threonine--tRNA ligase — protein sequence MLDERDHRRIGKRLDLFHFQEEAPGMVFWHPRGFALYRELEQAVRRQIAAHDYREVRTPQLLARSVWERSGHWESFPEGLFVLPERDVALKPVSCPAHTQLFRQLAPSYRDLPVRFAELGLVHRDEPSGTLHGLFRLRQFTQDDGHVFCAPDQIEDEVVAFCQGLMAFYRAFGFDDVAVALSLRPEARAGSDATWDRAEALLAASARRAGLSFAEQPGGGAFYGPKLEFALRDRFGRSWQCGTIQLDFVLPERFELEYVERGGGRSRPAMLHRALFGSFERFLGILLEHHAGAVPEWLSPEQVVVAPVSGAEHAYALEVVESMRARGLRVRLDAGEESLSRRVAAAHEAGVPLFAVVGAREQRERSLSVRSRRERHALPLEQALDQLRSVCRAPL from the coding sequence ATGCTCGACGAACGCGATCACAGGAGAATCGGCAAACGCCTCGATCTGTTTCATTTCCAGGAGGAAGCCCCTGGAATGGTGTTCTGGCACCCGCGCGGCTTCGCGCTCTACCGGGAGCTGGAGCAGGCAGTGCGCCGGCAGATCGCCGCACACGACTACCGCGAGGTGCGCACGCCGCAGCTGCTCGCCCGGTCCGTTTGGGAGCGGAGCGGCCACTGGGAGAGCTTCCCGGAAGGTTTGTTCGTGCTGCCGGAGCGAGACGTGGCGCTGAAGCCCGTGAGCTGTCCGGCGCACACGCAGCTCTTCCGCCAGCTCGCGCCTTCGTACCGCGACCTGCCGGTGCGCTTCGCCGAGCTCGGCCTGGTGCACCGCGACGAGCCGAGCGGCACGCTCCACGGGCTATTTCGCCTGCGCCAGTTCACGCAAGACGACGGTCATGTGTTCTGCGCGCCGGACCAGATCGAAGACGAGGTGGTGGCCTTCTGCCAGGGCCTGATGGCGTTCTACCGCGCGTTCGGCTTCGACGACGTGGCGGTGGCGCTGTCCTTGCGCCCGGAGGCTCGCGCCGGCTCGGACGCGACGTGGGACCGTGCCGAGGCGCTGCTCGCCGCGAGCGCGCGTCGTGCAGGGCTGTCGTTCGCAGAGCAACCCGGAGGCGGTGCCTTCTACGGCCCCAAGCTCGAGTTCGCGCTTCGGGACCGCTTCGGTCGCTCGTGGCAGTGCGGCACGATCCAGCTGGACTTCGTGCTGCCGGAGCGCTTCGAGCTCGAATACGTGGAGCGGGGCGGCGGCCGGAGCCGGCCCGCCATGCTCCACCGGGCGCTGTTCGGCAGCTTCGAACGCTTCCTCGGCATCCTGCTCGAGCACCACGCCGGCGCGGTGCCGGAGTGGCTCTCGCCCGAGCAGGTGGTGGTGGCGCCGGTGTCCGGCGCCGAGCACGCCTACGCGCTGGAGGTAGTGGAGAGCATGCGGGCGCGGGGGCTCCGCGTCCGGCTCGACGCCGGCGAGGAGTCGCTCTCGCGCCGGGTGGCCGCAGCCCACGAGGCCGGCGTGCCGCTGTTCGCCGTGGTCGGCGCGCGGGAGCAACGGGAGCGGAGCCTGTCAGTACGCTCCAGACGAGAACGCCATGCGCTCCCCCTCGAGCAGGCCCTCGACCAGCTGAGGAGCGTGTGCCGTGCACCTCTGTGA
- a CDS encoding serine/threonine protein kinase: protein MARDERSPAAPAQDSLTLVRPEPRLEGSFEQPTQVAPARDVENPELGEETFERRYRRETLLGEGGMGQVLACEDRRIGREVALKVIRASAAEVAGLRQRFLAEARIQGQLEHPSIVPVYDLGSGPSGPYFTMRRVRGRTLEAVLERLRAGTELEKYPRHRLLRAFVQLAQAVAFAHARGIIHRDLKPANTMLGDYGEVYVLDWGLAKQTGEFDPELTNVNPGPELATLAGAVVGTLGYMPPEQLRGEPLDARADVYALGAILFECLTLEPLHSHDASNALIQSTFAGADARPTVRAPGRGVPPEFDEICVRATALDPAERFASARELADEVDRWLNGDRDLALRKELALGHFSAAREALGGPGSLDGKQRASAIADLNRAIALDPTNGQALELMSALLLEGPTAPPPEALLEFKESLAGERRQMAKLGAISFSNWLLLSPLLFWPGIKSYAGWVILALSMAVCTALCLWLHSRKHVSDMMGFVVLVLSTAAMGVLSLFLGPFMLVPALAAQNTIYFAAFAPRGIKRGATVAIGTLAVIAPFALELGGVLPPSMTFTEGGLLLLPRLTELPSAPVQILLLVGSVFMVLLPSFVLARLNDERIDVKLRLFSHLWHLRQLVPKASRGGSH from the coding sequence ATGGCTCGCGACGAGAGGTCTCCGGCGGCGCCGGCCCAGGACTCGCTGACCCTGGTGCGTCCGGAGCCGCGACTCGAGGGGTCTTTCGAGCAGCCCACGCAGGTCGCTCCTGCTCGCGATGTCGAGAACCCGGAGCTGGGCGAGGAGACTTTCGAACGACGGTATCGGCGCGAGACGCTGCTCGGTGAAGGCGGCATGGGACAGGTCCTGGCTTGCGAAGATCGGCGCATCGGTCGGGAAGTCGCCTTGAAGGTGATTCGCGCTTCTGCCGCCGAAGTGGCGGGGTTGCGCCAGCGCTTCCTCGCCGAAGCGCGCATCCAGGGACAGCTCGAGCACCCTTCGATCGTGCCGGTGTACGACCTCGGCAGCGGGCCCAGCGGCCCGTACTTCACGATGCGCCGCGTGCGAGGCAGGACGCTGGAGGCGGTCCTCGAGCGCCTGCGTGCGGGCACCGAGCTCGAAAAGTATCCGCGGCACCGCTTGCTCCGGGCCTTCGTCCAACTCGCCCAAGCCGTGGCCTTCGCCCACGCGCGCGGCATCATCCATCGGGACCTCAAGCCAGCGAACACCATGCTGGGCGACTACGGCGAGGTCTACGTCCTCGACTGGGGGCTGGCCAAGCAGACCGGGGAGTTCGATCCGGAGCTCACCAACGTCAACCCCGGGCCCGAGCTCGCCACGCTGGCCGGCGCCGTCGTCGGCACGCTCGGCTACATGCCTCCGGAACAGCTCCGGGGAGAGCCGCTCGACGCTCGCGCCGACGTGTACGCGCTCGGCGCCATCTTGTTCGAGTGTCTGACGCTCGAGCCGTTGCACTCGCACGACGCCAGCAACGCGCTGATCCAGTCGACGTTCGCGGGCGCGGACGCGCGCCCCACCGTGCGCGCTCCCGGGCGCGGCGTCCCGCCCGAGTTCGACGAGATCTGCGTGCGGGCGACCGCGCTCGATCCGGCCGAGCGCTTCGCCAGCGCGCGGGAGCTCGCGGACGAGGTCGATCGCTGGTTGAACGGCGACCGGGATCTCGCGCTGCGCAAGGAGCTCGCGCTCGGCCACTTCTCTGCGGCGCGAGAGGCGCTGGGGGGTCCCGGGAGCCTCGATGGGAAGCAGCGCGCGAGCGCCATCGCGGACCTCAACCGGGCCATCGCGCTCGACCCCACGAATGGCCAAGCGCTGGAGCTCATGAGCGCGCTCCTGCTGGAGGGTCCGACCGCGCCGCCGCCCGAGGCGCTGCTCGAGTTCAAGGAGTCGCTCGCGGGCGAGCGCCGGCAGATGGCGAAACTCGGAGCGATATCGTTCTCGAACTGGCTCCTGCTCTCCCCCCTGCTGTTCTGGCCCGGTATCAAGAGCTACGCGGGGTGGGTGATCCTCGCGCTGTCCATGGCCGTGTGCACCGCGCTCTGCCTCTGGCTCCATTCCAGGAAGCACGTGAGCGACATGATGGGGTTCGTCGTCCTCGTGCTCAGCACCGCTGCCATGGGCGTGCTGTCGTTGTTCCTGGGTCCGTTCATGTTGGTGCCTGCGCTCGCAGCCCAGAACACCATCTACTTTGCCGCGTTCGCGCCACGCGGGATCAAGCGCGGCGCGACCGTGGCGATCGGCACCCTCGCCGTGATCGCGCCCTTCGCGCTCGAGCTCGGGGGTGTGCTCCCGCCTTCGATGACGTTCACCGAGGGTGGGCTCTTGCTCCTACCGCGTCTGACCGAGCTTCCGTCTGCCCCCGTCCAGATCCTGTTGCTGGTCGGCTCGGTGTTCATGGTGCTCTTGCCGTCGTTCGTCCTGGCACGCCTGAACGACGAGCGCATCGACGTCAAGCTACGCCTCTTCTCCCACCTCTGGCACTTGCGCCAGCTGGTTCCCAAGGCCAGTCGCGGCGGCTCGCATTGA
- a CDS encoding type II toxin-antitoxin system PemK/MazF family toxin: protein MRRGEIRWYTFASPDKRRPVLLMTRDSVIDTLSEVIVAPVTRTLRGIDTEVVLTPEDGMPVACAANLDHVSLARKTRLGAVIATLPEARWTEVEAALLVACGFRGETPQRA from the coding sequence GTGCGGCGAGGTGAGATCCGATGGTACACGTTCGCGAGCCCGGACAAGCGACGTCCCGTTCTCCTCATGACTCGGGACAGCGTCATCGACACGCTCTCGGAAGTAATCGTCGCTCCGGTCACGCGCACTCTTCGCGGCATCGACACCGAAGTCGTCTTGACACCTGAAGACGGCATGCCGGTCGCTTGCGCAGCCAACCTGGATCACGTGTCGCTTGCGCGAAAGACTCGGCTCGGAGCCGTGATAGCCACTTTGCCCGAGGCGCGCTGGACAGAGGTGGAAGCTGCCCTGCTCGTGGCTTGTGGTTTTCGAGGCGAGACACCGCAACGCGCCTGA
- a CDS encoding transposase zinc-binding domain-containing protein, translating into MLYQTVAEHWPAFLERAEEHGGLPRFVVKEFEEYLRCGRLEHGCLHLVCRECGYSELVAFSCKQRGFCPSCLGRRMADTAVHLEQSVLPRVPIRHWICSLPWGLRALLGYDRKLCAEVVSAFMAEVDRSLRWRAKRQLGLASVADAHTGGVAAVQRTDSALRLNVHLRRPGADEERARRSGAIHEPGDGPAQRARHAGRALSFHLRRPHPCAALPLRRSSRRAHARQSARRAGEDLARQEAAGRVHAGRSRSCPGRPEDQRRDDRRCASNSTQR; encoded by the coding sequence GTGCTCTACCAGACGGTGGCGGAGCACTGGCCGGCGTTCCTCGAGCGCGCGGAGGAGCACGGCGGACTGCCGCGCTTCGTGGTGAAGGAGTTCGAGGAGTACCTTCGCTGCGGGCGTCTCGAGCACGGGTGTCTGCATCTGGTCTGTCGCGAGTGCGGCTACTCCGAGCTCGTCGCCTTCTCCTGCAAACAGCGCGGATTCTGCCCCTCCTGCCTCGGTCGGCGGATGGCGGACACCGCCGTCCACTTGGAGCAGAGCGTCCTGCCGCGCGTGCCCATTCGCCATTGGATCTGCTCACTGCCCTGGGGACTGCGAGCCTTGCTCGGCTACGACCGGAAGCTCTGCGCCGAGGTGGTGAGCGCGTTCATGGCAGAGGTGGACCGCTCACTGCGCTGGCGAGCGAAGCGCCAGCTCGGGCTAGCGAGCGTCGCAGACGCGCACACGGGCGGCGTGGCCGCGGTGCAGAGGACGGACAGCGCGCTGCGCCTGAACGTCCACTTACGACGTCCCGGCGCAGATGAAGAGCGGGCTCGGCGATCTGGCGCGATTCATGAGCCTGGAGATGGCCCCGCTCAGCGAGCCCGCCACGCTGGTCGCGCTCTCTCCTTCCACCTACGTCGACCGCATCCGTGCGCCGCTCTTCCTCTACGCAGGAGCTCGCGACGTGCGCACGCCCGTCAATCAGCTCGACGGGCTGGTGAGGACCTTGCGCGCCAAGAAGCAGCGGGTAGAGTACATGCTGGTCGATCAAGGTCATGCCCGGGGCGACCCGAGGACCAACGCCGAGATGACCGCCGTTGTGCCTCCAACTCGACGCAGCGGTGA
- a CDS encoding DUF559 domain-containing protein: MRFAQTPTEEALWRELRGGKLGAVVRRQYVVGRYIADFAVPSVRVVIEVDGAYHASRRAADARRDRELGRRGWRVLRLPAELVARDLGEAVARVRAVLGSDG, from the coding sequence ATGCGCTTTGCGCAGACGCCCACGGAGGAGGCGCTGTGGCGGGAGCTGCGTGGCGGGAAGCTGGGCGCGGTCGTCCGACGTCAGTACGTCGTCGGCCGGTACATCGCGGACTTCGCCGTGCCCTCCGTGCGCGTCGTGATTGAGGTCGATGGCGCGTACCACGCCAGCCGGCGTGCGGCCGATGCGCGCCGGGACCGGGAGCTTGGTCGCCGCGGGTGGCGGGTGTTGCGGCTGCCGGCGGAGCTCGTTGCCCGGGACCTCGGGGAAGCGGTCGCGCGCGTGCGCGCGGTGCTCGGCAGCGATGGGTGA
- a CDS encoding tellurite resistance/C4-dicarboxylate transporter family protein, translating to MVREAQARRVGPSGSWGAALLRVADGQLKYLQPAYFAMVMSTGIVSMACAMVGHELAATALLWLNLPLLATLVALTLLRVARFPREFVADWSDHQRGVGFFTIVASTCIVGNQHVMLRSALDLGKSIWWLGLALWCGCMYAIFTALTVRETKPSLPDGINGGWLVAVVATQSLCVLGCNVSTAFGASRPFALFAMLALWLCGGMLYIWTISLIFYRYTFFRFLPSDLMPPYWINMGAMAISTLAGTALIKNAEGSELLSSLLPFLKGFTLWYWATATWWVPMLVILAVWRHVVKRFPISYDPLYWGAVFPLGMYAACSFQLASVTGIVELSVLARRFVVVAIVAWSLAFAGFARRLFSLADTVRRERAGEARLGQARS from the coding sequence ATGGTCAGAGAAGCCCAGGCCCGACGCGTCGGGCCGAGCGGGAGCTGGGGCGCCGCCCTGCTGCGCGTCGCAGACGGGCAACTGAAGTACCTGCAGCCGGCCTACTTCGCGATGGTGATGTCGACCGGCATCGTCTCGATGGCCTGCGCCATGGTCGGGCACGAATTGGCCGCGACCGCGCTGCTCTGGCTGAACCTGCCGCTCTTGGCGACGCTCGTCGCGCTGACGCTGCTGCGGGTCGCGCGATTTCCCAGAGAGTTCGTCGCCGACTGGAGCGATCACCAACGGGGTGTGGGTTTCTTCACCATCGTCGCGAGCACCTGCATCGTCGGAAACCAACACGTGATGCTCCGCTCCGCCCTGGACCTGGGCAAGAGCATCTGGTGGCTCGGCCTCGCGCTCTGGTGCGGCTGCATGTACGCCATCTTCACGGCGCTGACCGTTCGCGAAACCAAGCCGAGCTTGCCCGACGGCATCAACGGTGGCTGGCTGGTCGCGGTCGTCGCGACGCAGTCGCTCTGCGTCCTCGGCTGCAATGTCTCGACCGCTTTCGGTGCGAGCCGCCCGTTCGCGCTCTTCGCGATGCTCGCGTTGTGGCTGTGCGGGGGTATGCTCTACATTTGGACCATCTCGCTGATCTTCTATCGCTACACCTTCTTCCGCTTCCTCCCGAGCGATCTGATGCCGCCTTACTGGATCAACATGGGGGCGATGGCGATCTCGACGCTCGCAGGCACCGCCTTGATCAAGAACGCCGAAGGCTCGGAGCTGCTCAGCTCGCTCTTGCCGTTCCTGAAGGGGTTCACGCTCTGGTACTGGGCGACGGCGACCTGGTGGGTCCCCATGCTGGTGATCTTGGCGGTGTGGCGGCATGTGGTGAAACGTTTCCCCATCTCGTACGACCCGCTGTACTGGGGAGCGGTCTTTCCTCTGGGGATGTACGCGGCCTGCAGCTTTCAGCTCGCGAGTGTCACGGGGATCGTCGAGCTCTCGGTGCTGGCCCGGCGCTTCGTCGTGGTCGCCATCGTCGCGTGGAGCCTCGCGTTCGCGGGGTTCGCGCGGCGCCTGTTCTCACTCGCGGACACCGTTCGCCGCGAGCGCGCCGGGGAAGCGCGCCTCGGCCAAGCTCGGTCATGA
- a CDS encoding response regulator, with translation MTRPRVLVVDDHRDMADGIAMLLGELPLDVEVAYSAKQALSLMEKRETTLVLTDIRMPRMDGVQLLAEVKARSPQTRVVLLTAFGSIDSAVEAMKEGASDYLTKPFDNSALLDVVKRHVAPAAQGELDVEGVVAAVAALLSPDDLFSSLGAALETLRGATGADDCELFLSEPDGKDALLSVWTGPDGEAMSDRMRFEPNVGYPGIVVATGKSLATSDLADDPRFLRRRVTERGIRSYACAPLTEARGALGSIHLLSRSESFPVERAVALLERVAVPVSSAVRAGLATLRQEVDAVCAPHESGSDAQLRALLDTICRRANATYGTIALVDPEKGLPARVVSTGPASLLCARAELGEWADCPTVLDGHGFAADRGRRGWPIPCRRGIPSRVTAPCCLPLRENGRFHGLIAVDLGRRGENYATARLVPLLVMAQQAALHLAPSRPGLRLDPSSVAHPGDEAKAPELELRCLGSFEVLKRGSAISAEQFSRSKALMLLKLLALRAGTPISKDFLIEQLWPDADPQSGANRLHGVMHALRSVIEPHRADRAWLYVRNRGDVYYLNLDAPMEIDLVRYRELARTGMRESGGSAKAIATLEQALELYRGELFQDDPYAEWCEAERRELAELQLRVLERAATLRARSGDLESAVGHLQQALRIGQHREDLLESQLRLLLRMGRAGEARAQFDEFRVALEKDLGVKSSPELEALRQRVFRSSS, from the coding sequence ATGACTCGGCCTCGGGTGCTGGTGGTCGACGATCATCGCGACATGGCGGACGGTATCGCCATGCTCCTCGGCGAGCTGCCGCTGGACGTGGAGGTGGCCTACTCCGCGAAGCAGGCACTCTCGCTGATGGAGAAGCGCGAAACGACGCTGGTGTTGACCGACATCCGAATGCCGCGCATGGACGGCGTTCAGCTCCTCGCGGAGGTGAAGGCGCGCTCGCCACAAACGCGGGTCGTGCTCTTGACCGCATTCGGAAGCATCGACTCGGCCGTCGAAGCGATGAAGGAAGGAGCGAGCGACTACCTCACCAAGCCGTTCGACAACTCCGCGCTGCTCGACGTCGTGAAGCGGCACGTCGCGCCCGCTGCTCAGGGCGAGCTGGACGTCGAAGGCGTCGTCGCCGCGGTGGCGGCGCTGCTTTCCCCGGACGACCTGTTCAGCAGCCTGGGAGCCGCCCTCGAGACGCTACGAGGCGCCACCGGAGCGGACGACTGCGAGCTCTTCCTCTCCGAGCCAGATGGGAAGGACGCCTTGCTCTCCGTCTGGACCGGCCCCGACGGTGAAGCGATGTCCGATCGCATGCGCTTCGAGCCCAACGTCGGCTACCCGGGCATCGTCGTCGCGACCGGCAAGAGCCTCGCGACCAGCGATCTGGCGGACGATCCGCGTTTCCTCCGGCGAAGGGTCACTGAGCGAGGCATCCGCTCCTACGCGTGTGCGCCGCTGACGGAGGCGCGGGGAGCCCTAGGCTCGATTCACTTGCTCTCCCGCAGCGAGAGCTTTCCCGTCGAGCGCGCCGTCGCGTTGCTGGAGCGCGTCGCTGTCCCCGTGTCGAGCGCGGTGCGCGCTGGGCTCGCCACGCTCAGGCAGGAGGTCGACGCGGTGTGCGCGCCCCACGAATCAGGATCGGACGCGCAGCTCCGAGCGCTGCTCGATACCATCTGTCGCCGCGCCAACGCCACCTACGGCACCATCGCGTTGGTCGACCCGGAGAAGGGCTTGCCGGCCCGCGTGGTGTCGACCGGGCCCGCCTCGCTGCTCTGCGCCCGCGCCGAGCTCGGGGAGTGGGCGGACTGCCCTACGGTCTTGGACGGGCATGGCTTCGCCGCCGATCGGGGTCGGCGTGGCTGGCCCATCCCCTGCCGGCGCGGCATTCCCAGCCGAGTGACCGCCCCGTGCTGCCTGCCGCTCCGCGAGAACGGTCGCTTTCACGGGCTCATCGCCGTGGACCTCGGGCGCCGAGGTGAGAACTACGCCACGGCGCGCCTGGTTCCCCTGCTGGTGATGGCGCAGCAGGCCGCGCTGCACCTCGCGCCGAGCCGTCCGGGACTCCGACTCGACCCGAGCAGCGTCGCGCATCCCGGCGACGAGGCGAAGGCTCCGGAGCTCGAGCTCCGCTGTCTGGGGAGCTTCGAGGTGCTGAAGCGGGGCTCGGCGATTTCAGCCGAGCAGTTCTCGCGCAGCAAGGCGCTGATGCTGCTCAAGCTGCTGGCGCTCAGGGCGGGGACGCCGATCAGCAAGGATTTCTTGATCGAGCAACTCTGGCCGGACGCCGACCCACAGAGCGGAGCCAACCGGCTGCACGGCGTGATGCACGCGCTCAGATCGGTGATCGAGCCGCACCGGGCGGACCGCGCCTGGCTGTACGTTCGAAACCGCGGTGATGTGTATTACCTGAACCTCGACGCCCCGATGGAGATCGACCTCGTCCGCTATCGGGAGCTCGCGCGGACGGGCATGCGTGAGTCGGGCGGTTCTGCCAAGGCGATCGCGACGCTCGAGCAAGCGCTGGAGCTGTACCGGGGCGAGCTGTTCCAGGACGATCCCTACGCCGAGTGGTGCGAGGCGGAGCGCCGCGAGCTCGCGGAGCTTCAGCTTCGGGTGCTGGAGCGTGCCGCCACCTTGCGTGCGCGAAGTGGAGACCTGGAGAGCGCCGTCGGGCACCTTCAGCAGGCGCTGCGGATCGGGCAACATCGCGAGGATCTGCTCGAGTCGCAGCTCCGCCTGCTGCTGCGCATGGGGCGAGCCGGCGAGGCACGAGCCCAGTTCGACGAGTTCAGGGTCGCACTCGAGAAGGACCTGGGCGTGAAGAGCTCGCCGGAGCTGGAGGCGCTCCGGCAACGGGTTTTTCGCTCTTCGAGCTAG